One part of the Cellvibrionales bacterium genome encodes these proteins:
- a CDS encoding ATP synthase subunit I, with protein sequence MNKAQHTSISKPPVYRIALVQTVVLAVMAALLWLVSPAWAAALFWGGTIEVLPRLYFGVYAFRFTGARQMRKVVASLRRGEMGKFVLVVAMFSGLFMLNKSIAPAAVFFGYFASWLLGMVLSARWLR encoded by the coding sequence GTGAATAAAGCGCAGCACACCAGTATTTCCAAGCCGCCCGTTTATCGCATTGCTCTGGTTCAAACAGTGGTATTGGCAGTGATGGCCGCGTTGTTGTGGCTGGTTTCGCCCGCTTGGGCTGCTGCGCTGTTTTGGGGTGGAACGATAGAAGTGTTGCCGAGGTTGTATTTCGGTGTTTACGCCTTTCGCTTTACCGGTGCGCGTCAGATGCGAAAGGTAGTGGCCTCGCTTCGGCGCGGCGAGATGGGCAAGTTTGTTTTGGTAGTAGCGATGTTTTCCGGCTTGTTTATGTTGAACAAGTCAATTGCGCCAGCAGCGGTTTTTTTTGGCTATTTTGCCTCGTGGTTGTTGGGGATGGTGTTGAGCGCGCGATGGCTCAGATGA